In Harpia harpyja isolate bHarHar1 chromosome Z, bHarHar1 primary haplotype, whole genome shotgun sequence, a single window of DNA contains:
- the LYSMD3 gene encoding lysM and putative peptidoglycan-binding domain-containing protein 3: protein MAGRGAGCGPQPPAVAQPPVGGHLCPFVSAAGAESEGPEEEGGEVSELRPRGREKVRRSASRDRLDDIVLLTKDIQEGDTLNAIALQYCCSVADIKRVNNLINDQDFFALRSIKIPVKKFSLLTETHVSPKGRPVLRPAHCSPEMQEMSPDKFSANETAGNFLKEVDRDIEEIVKCNDTKRENLNEVVSALAAQQICFETDGKTKKCKDPYYGADWGIGWWTAVVIMLIIGIVTPVFYLLYYEVLVKADVSHHSTIESSHLFVTAASHQKHTENGINPANIMNVDNQGDLQP from the exons ATGGCCGGCAGAGGCGCCGGCTGCGGCCCGCAGCCGCCGGCCGTAGCCCAGCCGCCGGTCGGCGGTCACCTGTGCCCCTTCGTGAGCGCGGCGGGGGCGGAGAGCGAGGGGCCGGAGGAGGAGGGCGGCGAGGTGTCGGAGCTGCGGCCgaggggcagggagaaggtgcGGAGGAGCGCGTCGAGGGACAGGCTGGATGATATCGTTCTGCTCACGAAGGATATCCAGGAAGGGGACACGCTGAACGCCATCGCGCTTCAGTATTGCTGCTCG gttGCAGATATCAAGAGAGTTAACAATCTTATCAACGATCAAGATTTTTTTGCCCTGAGGTCTATCAAAATTCCAGTGAAAAAGTTCAGCCTATTGACCGAAACACATGTGTCTCCAAAAGGAAGACCAGTCCTTCGGCCTGCTCACTGTTCTCCAGAAATGCAGGAAATGTCACCTGATAAATTCTCTGCTAATGAGACTGCTGGCAACTTCTTAAAAGAAGTAGATCGAGATATAGAAGAAATAGTGAAGTGTAATGATACAAAGAGAGAGAATCTTAATGAAGTTGTTTCTGCCTTAGCAGCCCAACAGATCTGTTTTGAAACTGATGGTAAAACTAAAAAATGCAAGGATCCTTACTATGGAGCAGATTGGGGTATAGGATGGTGGACAGCTGTAGTGATTATGTTGATTATTGGCATAGTAACTCCAGTTTTCTATCTCCTGTATTATGAAGTTCTAGTGAAAGCAGATGTCAGTCACCATTCTACAATTGAATCTTCCCATTTGTTTGTCACAGCAGCATCGCatcagaaacacacagaaaatggaataaaTCCGGCAAATATTATGAATGTTGATAATCAAGGAGACCTTCAGCCTTAA